From the Sphingobacteruim zhuxiongii genome, the window TAGCGAAAAACCCAAGAACATTTGTTTCGATTATGCATGCCAACAACGAGTTAGGCAATATTACTGACATTCAAAAAGTGAGTGATATCTGTAATCAATACGATGCCGTTCTACATTCCGATACGGTTCAAACTATGGGTCATTATGCCCATGATCTTTCGAAATTAAAAATTGATTTTATAACGGCAGCGGCACATAAGTTTCACGGTCCAAAAGGAGTCGGATTCTTATACATCAATAGCAGAAATAAAATTAAGCCTTTGATTCACGGAGGAGCGCAAGAACGGAATATGCGCGGCGGTACTGAGAACGTGTATGGCATTGTCGGATTAGCGAAAGCTTTAGAGATGGCCTATGAAGAAATGGAAGCGCATCAGCAGCAAATTCAATCGTTAAAAGATTACATGAAAGAGCAACTGATTCAAAATATTCCAGATATTTCTTTCAATGGCGAAACAGAAGCTAACAAGGCACTTTATACGGTGCTTAACGTTTCATTGCCATGTACGGATATGGGTGACATGCTATTGTTCAATCTTGATATCAAAGGAGTATCAGCATCAGGAGGATCCGCATGTAGCTCAGGCTCGGATATTGGTTCTCATGTACTGCGTGGTATAGGTGCAGATCCAAAACGTCCTTCAGTACGGTTCTCATTCAGTAAATTTAATACGAAAGAAGAAGTCGACTTTGTCGTGCAAACACTAAAAGAAATTTGTTCTAGAGATTAAGAAATAAAAAAGGCCATCAAATGATGGCCTTTTTCGTTATCTATCTAAAATATCTGTTACTTAACTTTCATCAAAGTATACTTATCTGCAAGATCACCTTTTATCTCCTTTCCTGACAAATCAAGTTGATTTAGCTGATTTTCAAGGATCTTGTAATTATAATCCACATTCTCTAAGGATAGGATATCTTTACTTACATCCCATTTGCCAGTCTTCTCAAACACCTCTTCACTCTTTCCTACATAAACATATCGCAAGTGGTAGTTTTTGTCTTTATCTAAGCTTAACA encodes:
- a CDS encoding copper resistance protein NlpE; the protein is MQKLSYILTVLIGLIFAISCINNKTNVNQLLASEDNALKGIGLLGTYEGNLPCADCTMISTLLSLDKDKNYHLRYVYVGKSEEVFEKTGKWDVSKDILSLENVDYNYKILENQLNQLDLSGKEIKGDLADKYTLMKVK
- a CDS encoding cysteine desulfurase family protein, whose protein sequence is MHVYFDNAATTALDKAVIDVMVQTMNDNFGNPSSIHAHGRESKTIVEKARRTVAKLLHASPAEIFFTSGGTEADNMAIVRAIEAYGITHAVSSPIEHHAVLHTLEELQKDGKIHLDFLRLDQKGNIDLSHLEELLAKNPRTFVSIMHANNELGNITDIQKVSDICNQYDAVLHSDTVQTMGHYAHDLSKLKIDFITAAAHKFHGPKGVGFLYINSRNKIKPLIHGGAQERNMRGGTENVYGIVGLAKALEMAYEEMEAHQQQIQSLKDYMKEQLIQNIPDISFNGETEANKALYTVLNVSLPCTDMGDMLLFNLDIKGVSASGGSACSSGSDIGSHVLRGIGADPKRPSVRFSFSKFNTKEEVDFVVQTLKEICSRD